From the Nodularia sp. NIES-3585 genome, one window contains:
- the recF gene encoding DNA replication/repair protein RecF, with protein sequence MYLKNLHLRQFRNYQDQKVEFTAAKTILVGNNAQGKSNLLEAVELLATLRSHRMGRVTDFIQEGQDIAQINATLERENGISDLALTLRRNGRRSVAINGESVRRQMDFLGVLNAVQFSSLDLDLVRGGPDVRRNWLDTLLIQLEPVYAHLLQQYNQVLRQRNAFLKKAVDSGDGINHFSTKDSTLAIWDAQLVTTGAKVIRRRDRAIQRLAPIAAAWHASISGSTEVLQINYLPSVPLLETHPDDIQPAFLAKIQQRAAAELYRGTTLVGPHRDEVEFIINQTPARQYGSQGQQRTLVLALKLAELQLIEQVVQEPPLLLLDDVLAELDPFRQNQLLDAIQDRFQTLITTTHLSSFDAQWLNSSQILYVKSGEIVS encoded by the coding sequence ATGTACTTAAAAAACCTCCACCTGAGACAATTTCGGAATTACCAAGACCAGAAGGTTGAATTTACTGCTGCTAAAACAATTCTGGTGGGTAATAATGCTCAGGGAAAATCTAATTTGTTGGAGGCGGTGGAGTTGCTGGCGACATTGCGATCGCATCGGATGGGGCGCGTCACGGATTTTATTCAAGAAGGACAAGATATAGCTCAAATTAATGCCACTTTGGAGCGAGAAAATGGTATCAGTGATCTGGCTTTAACTCTCCGCCGCAATGGTCGCCGCAGCGTGGCGATTAATGGCGAATCTGTGCGCCGACAAATGGATTTTTTGGGTGTACTCAATGCTGTGCAGTTTTCGAGTTTGGATTTAGACTTGGTACGCGGTGGCCCTGATGTTCGTCGTAATTGGCTAGATACACTATTAATTCAACTCGAACCTGTTTATGCTCACCTTTTGCAGCAATACAACCAAGTATTACGCCAACGCAACGCTTTTTTAAAGAAAGCTGTAGATTCAGGAGATGGGATAAATCACTTTTCTACAAAGGATTCTACTCTGGCTATATGGGATGCTCAGTTAGTTACCACTGGTGCAAAGGTGATTAGAAGACGCGATCGCGCTATTCAAAGACTGGCTCCCATTGCTGCTGCTTGGCACGCTAGTATTAGTGGTAGTACAGAAGTTCTGCAAATTAATTATCTGCCTAGTGTACCTTTGCTAGAGACTCATCCAGACGATATACAGCCAGCTTTTTTAGCAAAAATTCAACAACGAGCTGCGGCTGAACTCTACCGAGGTACTACTCTTGTCGGACCTCATCGTGACGAAGTAGAATTCATCATTAATCAAACCCCGGCTCGTCAATACGGTTCTCAAGGTCAACAACGAACCCTAGTATTAGCTCTAAAATTAGCTGAATTACAACTGATTGAACAAGTCGTCCAAGAACCACCCCTGCTCTTACTAGATGATGTTCTCGCTGAATTAGACCCATTCCGTCAAAATCAATTACTTGATGCCATTCAAGACCGTTTTCAAACCCTAATTACTACTACTCACCTCAGTTCTTTCGATGCCCAGTGGCTAAATTCCTCGCAAATTCTTTATGTGAAGTCTGGGGAAATAGTATCGTGA
- a CDS encoding MgtC/SapB family protein, with the protein MLNTYYLTPDDSLNLIFRLCLALVIGAIVGIERQFKHKPAGLRTHMLVSFGAAAFIIIPLQTALIPTNADALSRVIQGVATGVGFLGAGEIMSQSSQESHKIKIHGLTSAASIWVSAALGMAAGCGLWQLGLIGAVLTFVVLNIFKKLE; encoded by the coding sequence TTGTTAAACACTTACTACCTTACACCCGATGATTCATTGAATCTCATATTTAGGCTATGTCTCGCTTTGGTAATTGGGGCAATCGTCGGCATAGAGCGCCAATTTAAGCATAAGCCAGCGGGTTTGAGAACTCATATGTTAGTAAGTTTTGGCGCAGCAGCGTTTATCATTATACCTCTGCAAACAGCTTTAATACCCACGAATGCTGATGCACTGAGCCGGGTTATCCAAGGTGTTGCAACTGGAGTGGGATTTCTTGGGGCTGGAGAAATTATGAGCCAATCTTCCCAAGAATCACATAAAATTAAAATTCACGGACTGACATCAGCTGCATCTATTTGGGTTTCTGCTGCTTTAGGAATGGCGGCTGGGTGTGGTTTGTGGCAGTTAGGATTAATTGGTGCTGTCTTAACTTTCGTAGTTCTGAACATATTTAAAAAATTAGAATAA
- a CDS encoding putative PEP-binding protein, whose protein sequence is MDKLYWLDQIKLQDRTQVGDKAFYLSKIMQRGYPVVPGFVVSAEVLRQFLTTLNSTSALVADLPYSSLHLDVANWRQLQQVAGRLRQEIMTGTVPPQWVNKIFVAAKEWQTGYMILRPSLALSAITPRGGNTSGLLDAIFCRCDEEAIALALKRTWSQLFRARSLLYWRRLSVNLQQINLAVLVQPVENAIASGLLYAHSSGWTIEATKGLGIALSQGDVQPDVYYIQQETGVVLERHLGNKMLAYGFDDAATLDSHRLVISADNTDIVTYVLEEAQQKQYALSEKYLQQVITLGNQLVSEIGNNYTIKWTISDQTPDPTLHLTQVSSPQSAIPNLQYGYTTPPIIKGLAASGGRVTAKAHVITDAHKQPGKIDKGVILVVATIAPDWLPFLQQVSGIITEWGGLTSHAAILARELGIPAVVSAADATVLIQNGERLLVDGDRAEVYRIRGEKAAEGETQELKSPESTVASYSHVNPHLPMISTQLLVNLSQPRLIEQGQSLPVDGVGLLRSELMLLNILEGQHPHSWLVGGRQAELLEKWTEQIIQFTRAFAPRPVFYRSLDWRSHELPSGLHNQHSVKNSPLSDVYDGLRLRGTFSYVCNPAVFELELTALANVQKAGYSNLNLLLPFVRSVAEFSFCRAKVEQAGLTQVPQFQLWMMAEVPSVLFLLPEYVKAGVAGISIGTNDLTQLLLGVDREQGQITRVLNERHPAVMGAIAQLIQMAKTAGIPCSICGQAPAIYPEIIDQLVEWGITSISVEPEAVERTYRAIARAEHRLILAAARKQIGIGDRPC, encoded by the coding sequence GTGGATAAACTCTACTGGCTTGACCAAATTAAACTGCAAGACCGCACTCAGGTAGGTGACAAAGCCTTCTACTTGAGTAAAATTATGCAGCGTGGCTATCCGGTAGTACCTGGTTTTGTAGTTTCCGCAGAAGTATTAAGACAATTTCTCACAACTCTCAATAGTACATCCGCTTTAGTAGCAGATTTACCCTATTCTTCTTTGCATCTAGATGTAGCTAATTGGCGACAACTTCAGCAAGTAGCTGGTCGCTTGCGTCAGGAAATCATGACAGGGACAGTACCACCGCAGTGGGTGAATAAAATTTTCGTCGCCGCGAAAGAATGGCAAACTGGTTATATGATTTTGCGCCCCAGCTTGGCATTATCGGCGATCACGCCAAGGGGAGGAAATACATCTGGGTTGTTGGATGCGATTTTTTGTCGCTGTGATGAGGAAGCGATCGCTTTGGCACTCAAACGCACCTGGAGTCAGTTATTTCGGGCTAGAAGTCTACTGTATTGGCGACGGCTGTCCGTGAACCTGCAACAAATTAATTTAGCGGTGTTGGTGCAACCGGTGGAGAATGCGATCGCTAGTGGTCTTCTCTATGCTCATTCTTCAGGGTGGACAATAGAAGCGACAAAGGGATTAGGAATAGCGCTTTCCCAAGGCGATGTACAACCTGATGTTTATTACATCCAACAAGAAACAGGGGTAGTGCTAGAGCGACATCTAGGCAATAAAATGCTGGCTTATGGTTTTGATGATGCCGCAACGCTGGATTCACACAGGTTAGTCATCTCAGCAGATAATACTGATATAGTGACTTATGTACTGGAAGAAGCGCAACAAAAGCAATACGCTTTATCAGAAAAATATTTGCAACAAGTCATCACTCTGGGGAATCAACTTGTGAGTGAAATAGGTAATAATTATACCATTAAATGGACAATCTCTGATCAAACTCCAGATCCTACTCTCCACTTAACTCAAGTTAGTTCTCCTCAATCTGCAATTCCCAATTTACAGTACGGCTACACCACGCCACCGATCATCAAAGGTCTAGCGGCATCAGGCGGACGTGTAACAGCAAAAGCTCACGTCATTACTGATGCCCACAAGCAACCAGGAAAAATAGATAAAGGTGTAATTTTAGTAGTAGCAACTATTGCACCAGATTGGTTGCCTTTTTTACAACAAGTTAGTGGTATTATCACAGAGTGGGGAGGATTAACTAGTCATGCGGCAATTCTAGCCAGAGAATTGGGTATCCCAGCTGTAGTTAGTGCCGCAGATGCCACAGTCTTGATTCAAAACGGCGAGAGGTTACTTGTGGATGGCGATAGGGCAGAGGTGTATCGGATTAGAGGAGAAAAAGCAGCAGAGGGAGAAACTCAAGAACTAAAGTCCCCAGAGTCAACTGTAGCCTCATATTCTCATGTCAATCCTCACTTACCGATGATTTCTACCCAGTTGCTAGTTAATCTGAGTCAGCCCAGGTTAATAGAACAAGGGCAAAGTTTACCTGTGGATGGAGTGGGATTATTACGCTCAGAATTAATGTTACTCAATATACTCGAAGGGCAACATCCCCATAGTTGGCTTGTGGGTGGTCGTCAAGCAGAGTTGTTAGAAAAATGGACTGAGCAGATTATTCAGTTTACTCGTGCTTTTGCGCCGCGGCCAGTTTTTTATCGTTCTTTGGATTGGCGATCGCATGAGTTGCCATCAGGGCTGCATAATCAACATTCTGTGAAGAATTCACCTTTGAGCGATGTCTACGACGGGCTTCGCCTACGCGGTACATTCAGTTATGTATGCAATCCCGCCGTTTTTGAATTGGAACTCACAGCTTTGGCAAATGTGCAGAAGGCTGGATACAGCAATCTGAATCTATTGTTGCCTTTTGTTCGCAGTGTCGCAGAGTTTTCTTTTTGTCGGGCTAAGGTTGAACAAGCTGGCTTAACCCAAGTACCGCAGTTTCAACTGTGGATGATGGCGGAAGTGCCAAGTGTGCTATTTTTGCTGCCAGAATACGTAAAAGCAGGTGTAGCGGGGATTTCTATTGGTACAAATGACCTCACCCAACTACTGTTAGGTGTAGATCGAGAACAAGGACAAATTACCAGAGTCTTGAATGAACGTCATCCCGCAGTAATGGGTGCGATCGCTCAGCTGATTCAGATGGCCAAAACTGCGGGGATACCTTGTTCCATCTGCGGTCAAGCACCAGCTATTTATCCAGAAATCATTGACCAATTGGTAGAATGGGGGATTACCTCTATTTCCGTGGAACCCGAAGCCGTGGAGAGGACATATAGAGCGATCGCTCGTGCTGAACACCGTCTAATTTTAGCAGCAGCTAGAAAACAAATAGGCATAGGCGATCGCCCATGTTAA
- a CDS encoding energy-coupling factor ABC transporter ATP-binding protein: MKPLTSDPQLPTTVIEVQNLVYAYNNQEPVLQDVSFNLNAGDAYGGQLRVALMGATGSGKSTLLENLIGLKQPTSGKILINGIPLEPKTLPQVRRYIGFGFQDANDQLFMPTILEDITFGPRNYGVPPAVAIDRARQLLTDFGLEAYANRSTHELSGGQRRLAALAAILALEPTILILDEPTNGLDPSWRRHLAQVLLNLPVQVMLIASHELHWLGKVTQRALVLSGGRIHIDSKIQALLQDKETLNELGLPVDW; encoded by the coding sequence TTGAAACCTTTGACTTCTGATCCCCAACTTCCCACCACAGTCATTGAGGTGCAAAATCTGGTATATGCCTACAATAACCAGGAGCCAGTGTTGCAAGATGTTTCTTTTAATTTGAATGCAGGCGATGCCTACGGCGGTCAGCTACGCGTGGCCTTGATGGGTGCAACTGGTTCTGGTAAAAGTACTTTATTAGAAAATCTCATTGGCTTAAAACAACCAACTTCGGGAAAAATCTTGATTAATGGTATCCCTTTAGAACCGAAAACCCTTCCCCAAGTGCGACGTTACATTGGTTTTGGCTTTCAAGATGCCAATGATCAATTATTTATGCCCACCATCTTAGAAGATATTACCTTTGGTCCGCGCAATTATGGTGTTCCTCCAGCTGTAGCCATTGATCGAGCTAGGCAATTATTAACAGATTTTGGTCTAGAAGCCTACGCGAACCGTTCCACTCATGAACTTTCTGGAGGACAAAGACGACTTGCTGCTTTAGCGGCGATTTTAGCCCTAGAGCCGACAATTTTGATTTTAGATGAACCAACTAACGGACTTGATCCCTCATGGCGACGGCATTTAGCACAAGTATTGTTAAATTTGCCAGTGCAGGTAATGTTAATTGCTTCCCATGAATTACATTGGTTGGGGAAAGTGACTCAACGTGCTTTGGTGCTATCTGGTGGACGCATTCACATAGACAGTAAGATTCAAGCACTTTTGCAAGATAAAGAGACTTTAAACGAGTTGGGTTTGCCAGTAGATTGGTGA
- a CDS encoding energy-coupling factor transporter transmembrane protein EcfT, which produces MLKLALPLRLHLSLVIVVGAALLQFNAWLCLGIYGAIALVWAAFLRVPIPQLGGLLGTELIFLSFMALPLGWERASFLLVRSLVCLVTMNSFLLTLPPHSFGIALKSLPVPAPIKANLLLAGQYLEILLDEVTRMQRSAQLRGLNGTVGWLRYTSAAMIGALYLRSLDRAERVYAAMVIRGYNGQLPVDATFRPKERFVLLVAWAIASGLTITSYNI; this is translated from the coding sequence ATGCTTAAACTGGCTTTGCCGTTACGTTTGCATTTGTCTTTAGTCATTGTAGTGGGGGCAGCTTTACTACAGTTTAATGCTTGGCTGTGCTTGGGGATATATGGAGCGATCGCTCTGGTTTGGGCAGCATTTTTGCGCGTACCCATTCCCCAATTAGGCGGACTCCTCGGCACTGAATTAATTTTCCTCTCATTCATGGCATTACCCTTGGGATGGGAACGAGCGAGTTTTTTATTGGTGCGTTCTCTGGTTTGTCTGGTGACCATGAATAGTTTTTTGTTAACCTTACCTCCCCATAGTTTTGGTATTGCCCTGAAAAGTTTACCCGTCCCCGCACCGATCAAAGCTAATTTATTATTAGCTGGGCAGTATCTAGAAATTTTGCTCGATGAAGTCACACGGATGCAGCGCAGCGCTCAATTGCGGGGTTTAAATGGTACGGTGGGATGGTTACGCTACACAAGTGCGGCGATGATTGGAGCCTTATATCTCCGCAGTTTAGATCGGGCAGAGCGTGTTTATGCGGCAATGGTAATTCGTGGTTACAATGGACAGTTACCTGTAGATGCGACATTTAGACCAAAAGAGCGTTTTGTCTTACTGGTAGCTTGGGCGATCGCCTCTGGCTTAACCATCACTTCTTACAATATTTAG
- a CDS encoding energy-coupling factor ABC transporter permease gives MHIPDGFISVPVAGATGLVSAIALVVACGRSQEAFGIRRAPILGLTTAFIFAAQMVNFPVAGGTSGHLLGGTLAAIVLGSPWAAMLSITTVFIIQAVLFADGGITALGANILNAGVIAVWVGWVLTQTLQRLFGGSKGRLPLAAGIAAGVSIVVASVACAIQLVLSGTASAAIVLPAMTGVHILIGIGEGLITGGVLVYLAKARPDLLPGEEQQFKSWLVPVISILLVAGVLSLVASGWPDGLERVAENVGFIDLAEQVRIEVPTPLADYGIEGLGAISTSIAGLVGSAVCFAVAFGIAKVVKPKNA, from the coding sequence ATGCATATTCCTGATGGATTTATTTCTGTTCCCGTAGCTGGGGCGACTGGTTTAGTGAGTGCGATCGCACTTGTTGTTGCTTGTGGGCGATCGCAAGAAGCCTTTGGTATCCGTCGCGCCCCCATACTCGGCTTAACGACGGCGTTTATTTTTGCCGCCCAGATGGTCAATTTTCCGGTAGCAGGAGGCACAAGTGGTCACCTGCTGGGGGGAACCTTAGCGGCCATAGTTCTGGGTAGCCCTTGGGCAGCGATGTTGTCCATTACCACGGTTTTTATTATTCAAGCTGTGCTATTTGCCGATGGTGGAATCACAGCCTTGGGAGCCAATATTTTAAATGCGGGAGTGATTGCTGTTTGGGTGGGCTGGGTGTTAACCCAAACCTTACAACGGCTATTTGGAGGCTCTAAAGGTCGTTTACCCCTAGCAGCTGGGATTGCGGCTGGTGTCAGCATAGTTGTGGCCTCTGTAGCTTGTGCCATTCAGTTAGTGCTTTCTGGAACTGCATCCGCCGCTATAGTTTTACCAGCCATGACTGGAGTACATATTCTAATTGGGATAGGCGAAGGCTTAATTACTGGTGGTGTACTGGTTTACCTAGCGAAAGCCAGACCTGATTTACTACCAGGAGAGGAGCAGCAGTTTAAAAGTTGGTTGGTTCCTGTAATCAGTATTTTATTAGTTGCCGGTGTGTTATCTTTAGTGGCTTCAGGATGGCCTGATGGTTTGGAAAGAGTTGCAGAAAACGTAGGTTTTATAGATTTAGCAGAGCAAGTGCGAATAGAAGTCCCAACACCCTTAGCTGACTATGGTATTGAGGGTTTAGGAGCAATTAGTACGAGTATTGCGGGATTAGTGGGTTCGGCAGTTTGCTTTGCTGTTGCTTTTGGGATTGCCAAGGTGGTGAAACCTAAGAATGCTTAA
- a CDS encoding energy-coupling factor ABC transporter ATP-binding protein has product MQESLLEFEQVHYTYPGTEQLVLNALTLKIPAKKKCALIGQNGCGKTTLFLLANGLYKSQKGNIKWQGQPLQYDRKSLLKLRQKVGLIFQDPEQQLVASTVEEDISYGLCNLGLPTAEIQQRIQEALVEFGLTELAQRPVHHLSLGQKKRVSIADVMVLKPELLLLDEPTAYLDRLHTRNLMATLQNIHASGTTILMATHDLDLVYRWADWVFVMDRGKLILEGTPPNVFSQRKILEDLQLGVPLISEILFAQEPTEEEPILADFRQRILKLFPYF; this is encoded by the coding sequence ATGCAGGAATCATTACTAGAATTTGAACAGGTGCATTACACCTATCCAGGCACAGAACAATTAGTTTTAAATGCTTTAACACTAAAAATACCAGCAAAAAAGAAATGTGCATTAATAGGTCAAAATGGTTGCGGTAAAACCACACTATTTTTATTAGCTAATGGTTTATATAAATCCCAAAAAGGAAATATTAAATGGCAAGGACAACCGCTACAATATGATCGAAAATCCTTACTAAAATTACGCCAAAAAGTCGGGCTAATTTTTCAAGATCCAGAGCAACAATTGGTAGCCTCGACTGTTGAAGAAGATATTTCTTACGGCTTGTGTAATTTGGGGTTACCAACAGCAGAAATTCAACAACGCATTCAAGAAGCTTTAGTTGAGTTTGGATTAACTGAATTAGCCCAAAGACCTGTACATCATCTCAGCTTGGGGCAGAAAAAACGAGTTTCCATTGCTGATGTCATGGTGCTAAAACCAGAACTGCTATTACTAGATGAACCAACAGCATATCTAGATAGGTTACATACCCGTAACTTAATGGCAACCCTGCAAAACATTCATGCCTCTGGGACAACCATATTAATGGCAACCCATGACCTCGATTTAGTATACCGTTGGGCAGACTGGGTATTTGTGATGGATAGAGGAAAACTGATCTTAGAAGGAACACCCCCAAATGTATTTAGCCAGCGAAAAATTTTGGAAGATTTACAGCTAGGAGTGCCACTGATATCTGAAATATTATTTGCCCAAGAACCAACAGAAGAAGAGCCAATTTTAGCAGACTTCCGGCAGAGAATATTGAAACTGTTTCCTTACTTTTAG
- the cbiQ gene encoding cobalt ECF transporter T component CbiQ: MTLQIDTLAYTNRLRWLAPEQKLLFAIALLIITAFAHPPVQILTAIWMSIWTVIYAKIPLKIYLKLVYIATLFWLTSLPALVINGIHINHLNFIENDSIMGFNIGSYYIYISYYGIEQGWKILTRAIASLSCLYFVMLTIPFTELLQTLRRFGFPVLLTDILLLMYRFIFVLLNTASQVWTAQQSRGGYRTFKIGIKSLSLLIGQLLRRTLENYQQVSLSLASRGFNGEFKVWHPHRYHLSKRYAIEAIIGCVVLIGLAWG, from the coding sequence ATGACTCTGCAAATAGATACTCTGGCTTATACTAATCGGTTGCGATGGTTAGCGCCAGAGCAAAAACTATTATTTGCGATCGCCTTACTAATTATCACTGCCTTTGCTCATCCGCCAGTACAGATTTTAACTGCCATCTGGATGAGTATTTGGACAGTGATTTATGCTAAAATACCCCTAAAAATATATCTAAAACTAGTTTATATTGCTACTTTGTTCTGGTTAACAAGTTTGCCAGCTTTAGTTATTAATGGTATACATATTAATCACCTAAATTTTATCGAAAACGATTCAATAATGGGATTCAATATTGGTTCTTATTATATATACATCAGTTATTATGGAATTGAGCAAGGATGGAAAATTCTAACACGAGCGATCGCATCACTTTCTTGCTTATATTTTGTAATGTTAACTATCCCATTTACTGAACTTTTACAAACCTTGCGACGCTTTGGTTTTCCAGTCCTGTTAACAGACATTTTATTATTAATGTACCGCTTTATTTTCGTGTTATTAAATACAGCTTCCCAAGTCTGGACTGCACAACAGTCTCGTGGTGGCTACAGAACTTTTAAAATTGGAATTAAAAGTTTATCCCTGTTGATTGGACAACTACTCAGGCGCACCCTAGAAAATTATCAACAAGTTTCTTTAAGTTTAGCCTCACGGGGTTTTAATGGTGAATTTAAAGTTTGGCATCCCCATCGCTATCATCTCTCGAAACGCTATGCCATAGAAGCAATTATCGGATGTGTAGTTTTAATAGGATTGGCATGGGGCTAG
- a CDS encoding energy-coupling factor ABC transporter substrate-binding protein, with protein MNQSKQGLNNWLLILAVITLAVAPLVFIRDAEFGGADGQAEAAIGEVQPGYEPWFQPVFEPPSGEVESLLFTSQAALGAGVIGYVIGLYKERNRQQRNKE; from the coding sequence ATGAATCAGTCTAAACAAGGATTGAATAACTGGCTGTTGATATTAGCCGTGATCACTTTAGCCGTCGCCCCCTTAGTCTTTATCCGTGACGCAGAATTTGGTGGTGCAGATGGCCAAGCCGAAGCAGCGATTGGGGAAGTACAGCCTGGATATGAACCTTGGTTTCAACCTGTTTTTGAACCACCTAGCGGTGAAGTAGAAAGCTTGTTATTCACCTCTCAAGCTGCTTTAGGTGCTGGAGTCATTGGTTATGTGATTGGATTATATAAGGAGCGTAATCGGCAGCAAAGGAATAAAGAATGA
- a CDS encoding energy-coupling factor ABC transporter permease, whose amino-acid sequence MHIMEGYLPASWAIFWWVVTLPFLVLGLRSLTRITQANPELKLLLALAGAFTFVLSALKIPSVTGSSSHPTGTGLGAVLFGPLAMSVLGTLVLLFQALLMAHGGLTTLGANAFSMAIAGPFAAYWIYHLTKQLTGKQRIAIFLAAALANLLTYLITSVQLALAFPAPVGGFMASFAKFAGIFAITQVPLAISEGLLTVLVWNWLQSYTPQELALLKLIKGEAQNNESV is encoded by the coding sequence ATGCACATTATGGAAGGCTACTTACCAGCGAGTTGGGCGATTTTTTGGTGGGTGGTAACCTTACCATTTTTGGTTTTAGGATTGCGATCGCTGACTCGCATTACCCAAGCTAACCCAGAACTAAAATTACTTTTAGCATTAGCAGGAGCCTTTACCTTTGTTTTGTCAGCGCTGAAAATACCTTCAGTTACAGGTAGTTCTTCCCATCCGACAGGTACTGGCTTAGGAGCAGTGTTATTTGGTCCTTTAGCTATGTCAGTGTTGGGTACGCTGGTTTTATTGTTTCAAGCGTTGCTGATGGCGCATGGCGGTTTAACAACACTGGGAGCTAATGCTTTTTCCATGGCGATCGCTGGTCCATTTGCCGCCTACTGGATATATCATCTGACAAAGCAGCTCACTGGTAAACAAAGAATTGCCATCTTTTTAGCCGCAGCTTTGGCAAATTTACTCACTTATCTCATTACCTCTGTGCAACTCGCCCTAGCTTTTCCTGCGCCTGTGGGTGGGTTTATGGCTTCATTCGCTAAGTTTGCGGGCATTTTTGCTATTACTCAAGTTCCCTTGGCAATTAGTGAAGGATTGCTCACTGTGCTGGTGTGGAACTGGTTACAATCCTACACGCCTCAAGAACTCGCACTATTGAAATTAATTAAAGGGGAAGCTCAAAATAATGAATCAGTCTAA
- a CDS encoding sulfate ABC transporter substrate-binding protein, translating into MWLDICNGWKGTSLKSFISLFLVGVSLSGAIAACSVSPGSSNTSETKELTLVSYAVTRAAYEKIIPLFAKEWQEKTGQTVRFDQSYGGSGSQTRAVIDGLDADIVALALSADTLQIQEAGLIQPGWEKKTPNGDGIVHRSVGVIVTRKGNPKNIKDWDDLARDDVSVITANPKTSGGARWNYMALWGKVTKTGGTEAQAKDFVTKVYRNVPVLPRDAREATDAFFVQKQGDALINYENEVILAKQQGQNLPYVVPEINISIDNPIAVVDSYVDQRGTREVAEAFVQFLFTPAAQREFAKVGFRPVVPEVVAEFADTYPQISNLFTIDDFGGWNQVSPKFFADGAIFDDMQANIAGR; encoded by the coding sequence ATGTGGCTAGATATTTGCAATGGATGGAAAGGCACGTCTTTAAAAAGCTTTATTTCGCTGTTTTTGGTAGGAGTCAGTTTAAGTGGTGCAATCGCCGCCTGCTCTGTTTCTCCTGGTAGTAGTAACACTTCAGAAACAAAAGAACTAACCCTGGTAAGCTACGCCGTCACCCGCGCCGCCTATGAAAAAATCATTCCCCTATTCGCTAAAGAGTGGCAAGAAAAAACTGGGCAAACCGTGAGATTTGACCAAAGCTATGGCGGCTCAGGCTCCCAAACCCGTGCGGTGATAGACGGTTTAGATGCCGACATAGTAGCCCTAGCACTATCAGCAGATACTTTGCAAATACAGGAAGCCGGACTGATTCAACCAGGATGGGAAAAAAAGACCCCGAACGGAGATGGTATTGTTCACCGTTCTGTGGGTGTTATAGTTACCCGCAAAGGTAACCCCAAAAACATTAAAGACTGGGATGATTTAGCCCGCGATGATGTCAGCGTGATTACCGCTAACCCGAAAACCTCCGGTGGCGCTCGTTGGAACTACATGGCTTTGTGGGGGAAAGTTACCAAAACAGGCGGCACGGAAGCACAAGCGAAAGACTTTGTTACTAAGGTTTATCGTAATGTGCCAGTTTTACCAAGAGATGCTCGTGAAGCAACTGATGCATTCTTTGTCCAAAAACAGGGAGATGCTCTGATTAACTATGAAAACGAGGTCATCTTAGCTAAACAGCAGGGACAGAATTTACCTTACGTAGTTCCCGAAATTAATATTTCTATCGATAATCCTATTGCCGTAGTAGATAGCTATGTTGATCAGCGAGGCACTCGTGAAGTAGCAGAAGCCTTTGTGCAGTTTCTGTTTACCCCCGCAGCCCAGCGCGAATTTGCCAAAGTGGGATTCCGCCCAGTAGTCCCAGAAGTAGTAGCGGAATTTGCTGATACTTATCCCCAAATATCTAATCTATTCACCATCGACGATTTTGGCGGTTGGAATCAAGTCAGCCCCAAATTCTTTGCTGATGGCGCAATCTTTGACGACATGCAAGCGAATATAGCCGGACGCTAG
- a CDS encoding bacterioferritin translates to MQELDNEKTIDLLNAIMEFELAGVVRYTHYSLMVTGPNRIPIVAFFKAQASESLLHAQQVGEILTGLEGHPSLKIAQMEETYQHTVKDILAESLSHEKKALDLYKSLLVTVTNASIYLEEFARGMIGQEEMHNLELKKMLRDFS, encoded by the coding sequence ATGCAAGAGCTTGACAACGAAAAAACCATCGACCTACTCAACGCCATCATGGAATTTGAACTAGCGGGAGTAGTACGCTACACCCATTATTCCTTAATGGTGACTGGCCCTAATCGTATTCCCATCGTGGCTTTTTTCAAAGCGCAGGCTAGTGAATCTCTACTTCATGCCCAACAGGTAGGAGAAATCCTCACTGGTTTAGAGGGGCATCCCTCTCTCAAAATCGCCCAAATGGAAGAAACTTATCAGCACACAGTCAAGGATATTTTGGCAGAAAGCTTATCCCATGAAAAGAAAGCGCTGGATTTGTACAAAAGTCTGTTGGTAACTGTCACCAATGCCAGCATTTATCTAGAAGAATTTGCTCGTGGCATGATTGGGCAAGAAGAGATGCATAATCTCGAACTAAAAAAGATGCTCCGCGATTTCAGCTAA